Genomic segment of Rhodococcus rhodochrous:
CGTACCGCCGAGTCGACCAGGCCCGTGATCACCAACGCCACCACGCACCGCACGGCCAACTGCGAGTAGCGCGGCAGTAGTTCCGCCCACGCGCCGCGGCCCCGCACGGTGACGGCCAGCGCCACGAGTACCCCGAACCACACCGCGGCCGCGAGCACGTGCACGGCGTTGAACAGCGACCCCAGCGGTTGCTGCGCCATGTGGCCGGTGACCGGGCGGGCAATCAACGCGAGCGCCGCGGCGACGAGCACCGGCAGGGTGGACCACGACGCCGACCGGCGGTACGCCACCGCGGCGACGACGACGATCGCGGCGATGCACACCCACGCCGACGCATCCACGCGGCCCGTGGTGGTGGCCAGGAACTGCCCGAACCGCCCCACGTCCACATCTGTGGCGGGAACGTCGGCGGCGGTGGACGCGGCCCAGGCGAGGTCGATGCTCGCGAGCGCGAGCCAGACACCGCCGAGCGCGGCGATCGTGCGCCACAGCGTGTCGGAGGAGACCGCGGGACGGCGTTGCCGCTGCACCATGACCGCCAGGACGGCGAGTCCGAGCACGGTCGAGCCGACACACAGCCCGATCGCCCGCACGGAACTCGACGGGGCGGGCAGGGCGAGGGAACCGGCCACGGCGATGCCCGCGACGGTTCCGAAGGCAACGCCGGCAGCGGCCACGACGAGCCACTGCCGGCGTTCCGGGATCATGCGGGTCAGGCCTTCGGCTTGCGCAGCGCGAAGGCGAGACCTGCGGCGACCACGACGACACCTGCGACGACGAACCACCACACGGCCGGTCCGCTGCTGTCGCTCTCGCCCGACTCCGCGCCGGTCTCGCCGGTCGCGGTGTCACCGGATGCCGCCTCGCCGGGCGTGCCGGTTCCCTCCTGGGTGAGCGTGAAGGTGCGGGTTCCGCTGACGGGATGTCCGTCGGCGGAGGTCACCCGGTAGGCGATCGTGTACTCGCCCACGGGGCCGAGGCCGTCGAGTTCGACGGCTGCGGTCGCACCCTCGATGATCGGGTCGCTCTTCGACCACAGGTTGCCGTCCGGCCCGACGACGGTCAGGGCCGCGAACTGTTCCTGCAGGTTCTCGTTGAACGTCACGGTCACCCGATCGGGTGCCTCGGCGATCTGCTCGCCGTCCTCGGGCGAGCTCGACAGCACCACCGAGTGGGCGGACGCGGAGCCGACGGACAGGGTCAGAGCCGCGATCACCGCGGTGAGGAGAACGAGGATGCGCTTCATGCCCGCCGCCCCCGGATCACGGCGCCGAGGCCGAGTGCGGCACCGAGCGCGCCGAGCACCAGGCCGATACCACCGAGCCACCGCGCGGTGCTGTCGGTGGTGGTGCCGTCCGACGCCGCAGCGGTCTGCCCGGTGTCGGTGGCGTGCGCGTCGCCGCTGCCGCCGTGCCCGTCACCGCTGCTCGCCGCGAGGGTCAGGTTCGGGGCGGGACGCTCGGGCTCCTCGTCGCCGGTCGCGATCTCATCCCACGCCACGACCTCGCCGTCGCTGTAGGTCTGGATCGCGGGGAAGGAGACCTCGTCCTCCTCGGGCAGCGGCCCGACGGACAGGACGAACTGCTGGAACTGTCCCGGCCCGACCTGCACGTCCGGCTCGGCGGTCCACGTCACGGAGGTCGCGAGCTGCGATTCGGGATCCTTCTCGACGGTCGCCGTCCAGCCGGGCAACGGCTCGGTGCGCGCCGAGCGCAGGCCCGGAAGCTCGACGGTGACGGCCGTCGTGCCGGCGGTCTCGGACTCGGTGGGGACCCGGAACGTCAGGACGGTGTAACCGCCCTGCTCGGCTCCGGGTGCGACGACGGTGACGTGGGCGGAGGCGATGCCGGCGCCCGCGACCATCAGCGCAGCGGTTGCTGTCGCGCCCACGAGGGCGCGACGGGAGAACTCGAACATGTATGGGTCTTTCTCGTGGTTGGAGGATCGATCGTCGCAGCGCAGCCGTGGCGAGCGGTGGTCCTCTCCGCGAGATGGCCGGGGGTGCGCGTCCCCACACGAGCCGGTCGGTCGACGAGGTGGGAGCGAGCACGGCGGGTGCGGCGACACGGGGGCCGCGCAGCAGCACGACCCGCAGCGCAGTGCCGCACGCCGCGTACACGTGGGCCGCGGCGGTGAGCAGCACCGCACATACGGCGACGGCGAGCATGTGGGCGCCCAGCATGGACACCGACAGGTGTTCGTGGCCGGGCACCAGCACGGTGAGCGCGACGTGCGTGGCCGCCTGCCCACCGGCGAGGAGCACGAGCGGGGACAGCGACGGCTGGTGCGCGCCGAGGATCCCGACGATCGCCGCGACCGCGACCAGCAGTACCGCGACCGGTCCCGTCGGCACACCACCGCCGGCGGCGCCGTGGGCGGCCACCGCGAGCACCGCGGTGGCGATGCCCGCGGTGGTGCCGAGAACGGTCGGGTACCTGGTCACTGTCGGTCGTGCTCGTTCCTGATGTGCAGGCCGTATCAGCGCACGCCGAGGCGCGCGAGCAGATCCGCTTCGATGCCGTCGAGTTCCGACGAGATCGCCGCGTGCGCCGACTTCCGGCGCGCGGCCGGCATCTGCTCGGCCGTCTGCACGGCGGCGGTCAGATCGGTGAGGCGCTCGCGGGTCGCGGTGGCGAACTTCTGCGTCTCCGCGTCCTTGGGGTTGCGCTGCTCGACCTTCGCGAGCGACTGCTCCGCACCCGCGATGCGGGCACTGAGCCGGGCACCGTGACCGGTGAACGAACCCAGTTCCTCGATCGGCACGCCGAGCTGCTGCGCGCGACGCGAGTCGAGCTGACCGCGCAGCGCCGTCACGGCCTGGTAGACGATCGGGACGAGCACCGGCGCGAGCAGACGCGCGACGCCGAGATAGCGGCGCACCTTCGCCGCGGTGAGTCCCTGGTTCTCGGCGGCCTTCTTCTGTGCCTTGAGGGTCGCGATCTGTTCCTTCTCGACCTTGGCCTGCGACCTCACGAGTTCCTGGTCGAGCTTGACCTGCGACTTCGCGAGCTTCTTGTCGATCTTCGCCTGGGCCTTCGCTGCCCGCCGGTCGTTCTTGAGCCGATTCTTCGCGACCAGCCTGGCCTCGAGCTTCGCCTTGGTCCTCAGCGCCTTCGCTTCCGCCCTGCGAGTCGCGCGACGCTTCCGTGTGAACAACCCCATCGAACAGCACCCTCCATTCGGTACGACACGACGCTCCGGCGCCCCGCGTCAGCCTAACGTGACGGTGCTGCTGCGAGCCGTCGCCTGTGCAGGGAATACCCTGGAATGTCGTGGACGCAACCGGAGAACTACCGCGGCCCGAACGCGGAGTGTCACAGCGCACAGCCGTCTCCCTCGAGGCCGCTGCGCTGACGAGGTGCCGCCACCGGGTCTATCTCGACGCCACCTTCCCCGACGAACTCGCAGGTGCACCCGAGAATCCGGGTGCGCGGCAACGCCAGGAGGCGGCGGCTGCGCATCGCGAGGCGATCCGTCAGACGTTGTTCGACGCCGACCCGGACGGGTGGGTGCTCATCGCCCCGGAAGGGCCGATGTCGCAGCGCGCCGAGCGCACCCTCGACGCGTGCCGCGCGGGAGCCGACCGCATCTGGGGTGCGGTGCTGCCGAGCGAACCCGACACCGGACGCCGCGGCCGCTCGGAGATCCTGCTGCGCGATGCCGAACGCGGCGGCTACATCCCGGTGATCGTCGTCAACCACAAGGTCACCGATCCCGGACGCGGCGCGCTCACCACCGACCTGTTCGCGTGGGCACCCGCCGCCGACGAGACCCGCAAGGTGCGCAGTCAGGTGCGCGACCAGATGCGCCTCGCGCACCTGTACCGGATGCTCGAACGTCACGGACTCGCGAGCCCCGCGAAGGTCGCCGGCGCGATCGGATACGGCGGCGACTGCATCCTCGTGCACGATCTCGACATCCTCGTGCACGATCTCGACCAGATCCTCGACGACTACGACGCCCGCCTGGCGGACCGACTCGAGATCGCGCGGGGTCTCACTCCGACGGCGCCGTCGCAGATCGGCGAGTGCAAGACCTGCCCGTGGTGGGACCGCTGCCGCGCCGAACTCACCGTCACCCGGGACGTGTCGCTCGTCGCGCCGGGGCAACGCGCCGCCGTGCTGCGCGAACTCGAGGTGCACACCATCGACGGCCTCGCCCGGTGGGAGGGCGAGGAACCCGAGGCGTGGCCGCAGGGTTCGTTCGAGGACGCGATCGTCACGGCGCGGGCGTGGATCGCCGGTGCGCCGCTCGTGCGTCGCTACCGGCACGTGCACGTCCACCGCGCCGACGTCGAGGTCGACATCGACATGGAGAGCTACCACGAGCACGGCGCTTATCTGTGGGGCACGCTGCTCAATTCGGGATCGTCCTCCGAGTACATCCCGTTCGCGACGTGGGAGCCCGTGCCGACCGACGACGAGGCGCGCTCGTTCGCCGAGTTCTGGCGCTGGCTGTCGGACCAGCGGCGCGCGGCCGAACGTCGCGGGAAGACCTTTGCGGCCTACTGCTATTCGCGGTCGGCGGAGGACAAGTGGTTGCTGTCGTCGGCGCGGCGGTTCCACGGATTCCCGGGTGTGCCGGAGCTCGCGGAGGTCAAGGCGTTCATCGGTTCGAACGAGTGGGTCGACATCTTCCAGGCCGTCACCGACCAGTTCGTGTGCCCGAACGGCAAGGGGCTCAAGAAGATCGCACCGATCGCGGGGCATCACTGGCGCGACGCCGAGGCCGGGGGTGAGGCGTCGATGAGCTGGTACCGCGAGGCCGTGGGTATGGCGGGCGAGCCCGATCCGGCGCAGCGTGTGCGGCTGCTCGAGTACAACGAGGACGACGTGATCGCCACGAAGATCCTGCGCGAGTGGATGAGCGATCGCGCGGTGCTCGACATCCCGTTCGTCGAGGACCTGTAGCGCAGAGCATGCCACGTGCGTGGTTCCGGCGGCATCGGCCACCGGAACCACGCACGGAGAATCAGACCAGTGCGGCAAGAGCGAAGGCCGCCAGGGCGATGAGGACACCGCCGGTGAGGGTCTGGACACGACGGTCGATGACGCACATCGCCGACAGGAAGCCGGGCATCGAACCACCGCGGCGGGTGTGCAGGATGGCCAGCACGCTCGGCATGCAGCGACCGAGGCTGACGGTCGCGAACATCGCGGCGCCGAGCACCGGCGAACCCGAGGCGATCACGCCGAGGACCAGCAGGTAGTACGCGCTGGACCGGATGAAGATCATGAAGCCGGGGCCGATGAGCGCGCCGAACAGCAGCGACACCTTCCACGGCGCCATCGTGCGCCGCAGATGGCGGGGGAGCTGCTGACGCCGCATGGGCGTCGGCAGGGTGATCATGCCCAGCTCGTGCAGGCCGTAGCCGAGCGCGATCACGCCCCAGGCCGCGAGCATCCATGCCCACGGCACCGAGCCGGTCACGAGCGCGCCGAGCGCACCGAAGAGCGCGCCGGTGGGGATGCCCGTCGCGAGCGATCCCAGGGCGTGCCAGCCGAGCCGACGGATCGGGGTCGACGACCCGCGGCGTCCCGGCTGCTTCGGTGCGGCGACCACGCCGGCCACCGACATGCCGCAGGTCGACCAGTTGGCGGCCAGTGCCGTCACCGCGCCGGTGGCGATCACCGCGGCGGTCATGGCCGCCGGGTTCGAGGGGGCTGCGACGAGACCGGCGGCGGCGCCGACTGCGGCGGCACCGGCGATCAGGCCGCCGCGGGTCTTCTTCGCGACGGCTCTCTCGAGCGTCGGGCGTATCTCCGGTACGTCGACTCCGAGGGGTGGGTGAGCCAGGGGCTCACGCACGAGTGTTTCCGTCATTGGGATGCTCCTTTGCTGTGGTGCTTACGGATACGACCGGACGGCGGACGGCGTTGTCCGTCACCCGGTCACGGTGACGGTTCCGGTCATGTACCGGTGGACCGAGCAGTGGTACTCGTAGACGCCCGGCGTCGTGAAGGTGTGTTCGAAGCTCCCGTCGGGGGTGATGCCGCTGTCGAACTCGCCCTCCGATCCGACGTGGTGCAGGACCCCGCCGTCGTCGAACGTCCACCGGACGGTGCCGCCCACCGGTACGGTCACGTCCACCGGCGCGAAGTGCACGTCGCGCACGACGATCTCCGCGTCCGGCCCGGTGGGGGAGCCGGCACACGAGGTCGCGGCCAGCATCGCGAACGCGGCCACGCCCCACCGGATCCGCATCACTGGACGATGATCGTGCCGACCATCGCGGGGTGCGGCGTGCAGTGGTAGGTGAACGTGCCGGCCTCGTCGAAGGTGTACTCGTAGGTGCCCTCGGTGAGCAGTTCGCTCTTCAGGTCACCTTCGAGCGGTCCGTCACCCGCCACATCGTGCGGCAGGCCCGAGTCGTCGAAGTGCCACTGCACGGTCTGGCCCTTCTCGATGGTGACCGATGCCGGACTGTACGACATGTTCGTCACCTCGATGACGACCGCGGGTTCGTCGGCGTCCGCACTGCCGCATCCGGTCAGCAGTCCCATCGCGAGTGCCGTGCCCGCGACCGCGGAAAGAAACTTCTTCATGATCTCGTCCTCACCGGATGTACCGCAGATTCGCGGTCATTCCTGCCTCGAAGTGATAGGCGTTGTGACAGTGGAACATCCACTCGCCCGGATTGTCCGCGTCGAACTCGATGGCGAGTTCGGTCCCCGGAAGCACGTTGACGGTGTCGCGTCGCAGACCGCCGTAGCTCGGTACGGCGAAGGTGTGGCCGTGGGTGTGCATGGGATGCCACATCGGCGACGAGTTGACCATCGTGATCCGGATCCGTTCACCCTCCTTCATCACCAATCGGCCGGCGTCGGGGCCGGCCATGCCCCACACGTAGCGGTCGCCGGCCTGGATCAGCTCGACGCGGTAGTCGCGGTCGACGTCGCGCTTCTCGAGCAGCACCGATTCGGCGGGCCGCAGTTCGCTCTCGGGTACCAGTCGCCCGTTCAGCTCCGGGATGTTTCCTCCCACATCGGGGTTCGACATCGGAACCGCGTCGTGGGACCGCAGCACGGTCGACGCGTAGCCGTCGCGACCCTCGACCTTCGCCACGATCGGCCACGCACCGGAGCGGACCGTGACGAGCACGTCCACCCGCTGCGCCATGCCGAGGATCACGGTGTCGGCGGTCGTCGGCTGCACGTCGAAACCGTCCACGGCGACGACGGTCAGTTCGTGGCCGGCCACGGCGAAGCGGTAGGGCGTCTCCGCGGCGGCGTTGATGATCCGCAGTCGCAACCGTTGTCCCGCAGCGGCTTCCACCATGGCGGGATCGTTCGGCGGGCGCCCGTTGATCAGGTGCAGCGGGTACGCGATGTGCTGGGTCATGCCGCCGAGCGGGACGGAGTCCCCGTGGCCCGCCGACGTGATCTGCTGCGCCACCGAGGCATCGGCGTCCGAGTACTCGGCCGGCCCCGAGCCGTGCCCGGCGTGACCGTGCCCGGCGACCTGCGGGTTGAGCGCGGCCAGGACCGCGTCGGGGGTGGTGCCCAGACCGTCGACCCAATCGTCGAGCACGAGAACCGCGTCGGCGTCCGCGCCGGTCGCGTCGTTCGGGTCCTCGATGATCATGGCCCCGAACAGGCCGCGGTCGGCCTGCAGTCCGCTGTGCGAGTGGTACCAGTAGGTGCCCGGATCGGGTGCGACGAAGTCGTACTCGAACCGGCCACCGTCGGCGCCGATCGGTTCCTGCGTGACCGGAGCCGCACCGTCCATGTCGTTGCGGATCCGGATGCCGTGCCAGTGCAGCGTGGTCTCCTGCGGAAGCCCGTTGTCCACCGACACCCGCACACGGTCGCCCTTCGACAACCGCAGCTCGGGTGCGACGGCGGCCCCGCCGTAGGTCCACGTGTTCACGATCCGCCCACCGAGGTCCACGGCGCCCACACCCGCAGCGAGCGCGAAGGCGGCCGTCGCCCCCGAGGTGGTGCGGGCCGCCTCGGCCGCGGCCACCTCGGGGTCGGTGGGACGGATGTAGTCGAGCTCGGCGGCCGCCGCCTGCTGCCCGGACGTACCGGAGCTGCAGGCGGCGGCACCGAACCCGAGGGCGCCGAGCCCCACCGCCCCGGCACCGAGGGTGCCCAGGCGGAGGAAGCGTCGGCGGTCGAGCACGAGCCCGGTACCGGGTCGTGTCATCGGATCACCTGCGGGGTCAGGAGGGAACGGATGTCGTCGACGGTGCCCGTGACGTCGGCGGCACTGACCTCGGCGCCGTCGCTCGCCGAGACACCGACGATGCGCTGGACCGACTCGCCGTCGACCTCGGGGCCCGAACCGACCACGTACAGGATCGATCCGTCGACGGAGAAGGCCATGGACGCGATGTCCGTCAGCCCCAGCGCCTCGAGATCGAGGGTGCGGATCGGTGTGAGGCCGGCGGCGTCGAACAACTCGACCTTGACGATGTCGCCGCCGCGCGCCGAGTGCGGATGGATCTCGCTGTCGGTGTACTCGATCGCGATCCGGTCGCCGGTGTTGTTGATGGCGTTCTCCGCGAAGCGGCCACCGTCCTGACCCGCGTTCCCGATGGGAGCGACGGGATCCTCCGGCAGACCGTTCGAGAAGTCGAAGACGAAGACGTCGCCGGTCGCGCCGACGAGCAGCGCCTTCTTCGCGTCCGCGGCCCAGGTCACCTTGCGGTTGCTGACGAAGTCGTCGGGCAGCACCTTCGTGCGCGCCGTCTCCGTGGGGACACCGGCATCGTCGATCGAGATCTGGATCAACTCGCGGGTGTCCTCGCACACGCTGTAGAGCTCGTGGTCGACGAGCCAGGTGAACGGCCCGCACCCGATGATCTGCAGCGCGCCGCTCTCCTCGCCGGCCTCGAGATCGACGACGCGGACGCCGTACAGGCCGTCGTCCCACGTCACGAAGTACTTCCCGTCCGAGGTGACGGCACTGGAACCGGGGCGCGAGTGCGCGCGGGCGTAGTCGGGCAGTTCGATCTCGTCCGGCTCGAGCAGGTCGCCCGAGTAGGTGGTGACGGTGAAGTCGGCCTGGCCGCGCGAACCGCGGGGACGCCATACCTCGGCGGCGAGAACCGCCGGGTCCGAGGAACTCTCGCCGACGAACCCGTGGATGACGGGATCCCAGATGCCGGGGCCCACGACGATGCGACTGCCCGCGACACCGGTGACCGGGTCGAGGACGTTCACACCGATCTCGAGTCCACCCGGAGTCCGGAGGACCGCGAGCAGGTCGTTCTCGCTCGCGGGCTGGATCTCCGAGACGTGCACGGGTTCCGGGATGGTGTCGCCGATCTCCTGGTCGTCGTGACCGAGGGAGATGCCCTCACCGGGAGTGGTGTAGGGGACGGTCGGGTAGGTGACCTCGCCCGCAGCGGTGGACGAGGAGTCGTCGTCGCTCGAGCACGCCGCGAGGGACAGTGCGAGAGCGAGCGGGACGGTCGCGGCGACCGCCCGTTGGGTGCGCTTCATGATCCGGCGCCCACCTTCGGTCGTGCGGCGGGACGGGTCTGGCAGTCCTCACCGATGATCGGTGCCATCGTGCAGGTGTACGACTGGGATTCGTCGGACACGCACCAGATGATCTCCTGGTCGAAGCTGCCCGAGACCGGGTTGTACATGATGGCCTGCATGTCGGGCTCACCGCAGAACGCGTTCGAGCACGACGGTGCCCCACAGCAGTCGTAGTAGGCGATCAGGTAGGTCTTACCGGTATCGGGATGCGTGCAGCACCCCACCCAGAACTCCGCTCCGGGACGGCTTCCCGGCGCACACGTGGTGACACCGCCGCCGTTGCAGGCCGCGCACGAGGTGCCGTCCATGTTGCACCAGCGCCAGTACTCGCACTCGGCGGGATCCTTGCCGTCGTAGACCGGAACGAACGGTTCGGGCTCGGCGGGGGCGGGCGCCGGCGGCTCCTGCGCCAGGGCCGTGCGGGTGACGGGCAGCGAACTGATCAGTGCCACACCGGAGACACCCATCGTCCACCGGCCGATCTTGCTGATCACCGAACGGCGGGAGACCCGCTCGGACATCTTGCGTCCGGTGCGGCCGATGAAGGACCCGCCGCGGCCGGCCATCCATTCGGCCTGTTCCTTGACGGTGGCTTCGTCCACCGGATATCGGTTCTCGTGCATCTCCGGTTCACCGGATGAGGGTCTGAGGTCCAACGACGTACTCCGATCTCGAGAAGGGGATGAGATTCCGCCCGTACCGACGGCGCGGTCCGCGCTCGCAGATCACAGACCGGCTGCGGCGCGAGTCTTGGCTGCCTCGTGCAGGTGCTGCAGCGACGGCGTACCGGATTCGAGTGCGTTGAGGAGGGATTCGACCTGCGCCATGTGGTTGCACAGGCCCTTGGCCTGGATCTTGCCGTGCTCGTCGAGGATCACGCCGTACGGAGTGGTGCCCACCTGGTAGGCGATGCCCACATCGCGGGCGTCGACGTAGCTGAGCTCGGCACCGATACCCGAACCGGCGAGGAAGTTCTGGTGCTCCTCCGGCGTGCCGTCCGAGATGATGACGACCTCGAGGTCCTTCTCCGCCTTCGCCATCGCCTTGACGCCGGGAAGCAGGCTCTTGCAGGTCGAGCACGACGGCGCGGTGAACAGCAGCAGCTGTGCCTTGTCGCGGTGGCCACCGACGCCGATCTCGCGGCCGAGGTGGTCCTTCAGGCCGCGGAAGCTCGGACCGACCTGGGCGATCTTCGGGCCGGTGTCCATCATCCGGGCGCCGAGGGGGCCGAGACGCACCTGCACGCGCCCGATCTCACGAGCGAGGGCGAGCAGCATGAGGAACAGCGCCGCGACGGCGACGGCCAGCACGATGACCGCGATCAGCAGGAAGGTGTTCACAGATTTCTCCGTTCGGATTTGTCAGTACCGCGAGAGGGTCGAGGCGGCACGGAGTTCGATCGAGGCCTTCGTCAGGTGGTCGTCGACCGGGCGCCGGCCCGGATGCACGATCGACCGCAACTGCACCGCGGTGACGACCACGACCAGCACGAGCGCGGCGAGCGCGACGGCGAGGAGGTGCTCGGCGAGCGACGGTGCGCCGGCGGGAACGAGGGCCAGGGCTGCGGAGACGAGCACGAACGCGCCGGCCCGCACCGCGTGGAACCACCCGATCCGCGGGACGTCGTGCGAACCGAATGCGAAGCAGCCGCAGTCGAGGTCACGACGGCCTCGGAGGAGGTTGATCGTCAGGCCACCGAAGAAGCACAGGAACAGCAGCGCGGCGCCTGCGGCCGCCCACCGTCCGGCGATGCCCGTGACGAGCGCGACACCGAGGACGATCTCGGCCCACGGCAGCGCGAACGACGCCGCTTCCTCGAGCGGGGCGGGCAGCAGCTTGTACCCGCGCACCGTGCGCAACAGACCCTGGCGGTCCCGGGTCTTGGGGATGCCGGCGAGCAACAGCGTGCCTCCGACGATCGATGCGATCAGCACCCACAGCATGTGTGCGACCACTCCTTCCGTTTCGCTGCGGGACCTTCTCGAGGTCCCGGCGGATCCCTCGCAGGTGGGGATGGACACATCGTGCTGTGGTCTCGAGTCGGGCATGCGACGCCGGAGAAACGAACGGGGACACCCCGAACGAGAACGCGAGCCGCGGAAATCGGTGGGGTGGAGGATCGGTGACGTGGGCTTTTGCGTTTGCGCAGGTCCGTGCGGGAGCCGACGGCGTGATGTACCTCGCATCGAGATCCCGAGCGAATTCTCATTCGGGACCCATACGGAGTTCGCGCAGGTAATGCAGCTGTAACAGAACGGGGTTAGCGTCCGGACAAATTCGGTGAAAGGACCACGGTCGTGACGTCAGCACTCCGGGCGGCGATCGACCGCGCGCAGGACGCGGAACCCGCCGGGGCTCACGTGCGCTCACCCCTGCACGCGCTCGGGCGCAGACAACTGTCCCAACTCGATCTGATCGGACAGTCGCTGTCGACGATCGCCCCCGCCACCGGCATGGTGTTCATCGCCCTGTGGATGACCGTGAGCGCTCCGGGACTCGGCGGTGTACTCACCATCGCCGCGACGACCGGCGTCGTCGTACTGGTCGCATGGTGCATCACACAGTTCACTCGACGCCTGGCCGCGGCGGGTTCGCTCTACAGCTTCGTCTTCCAGGGACTCGGCACGCGCGCGGCCCTCGTGACGGGTACGGCGCTCATCGTCGGATATCTCGGTATCTCGATCTCCGTGCTCGCCCAGGGAGCACGCACGGTACTGGACATCGGCGAGCTTGCCGGACTGCATCTTCCGGGGACGGGACCGTGGCTGGTGACGACGGCAGTGCTCGGCGGAGCCGTCGCCCTGATCGCGATCCGCGGCGTGCGGTTCGCGACCCGCGCGATCCTGCTCGTCGAAACATGTTCGCTGGTACTGATCGTCGCGACGATGCTGGTCGCGCCGGCGGGCGGAACGACGACGAGCGAACTGCCGGTCTCACCGCTGAGCCTGCTGCCCTTCCTCGCACTGATGACCGTCCTGTCCATGGCGGGCTTCGAGAGCGCGGCGTTCTTCGGTCCCGAGGCCCGTCGGCCGCTCGTCACGGTGAGCCGGACGGTGCTGATCACCCCTCTCGTCGTCGGGGCGCTGTTCGTCTTCGCGGCCGTCGCATCGCTGACCGGCCGCGGATCGCTCATCATCGGAGCGTATTTCGACGGTGTCGACTCCGGCGCGTCGTGGGCGGTCGTGCTCGCCGTGAAGACGGGCATGGCGTGCTCGTGGTTCGCGTCGACACTCGGCTGCGCACAGGCAGGCTCGAGGCTCCTGTACTCGATGGGTGTCGAACGGGTGCTGCCGTCCGCTCTGGCCCGCGTACACGGCACCCTGCGCACCCCCTACCTCGCGGTGACGGCGTTCGTCGCGGTGAGTGTCGCCGGTGCCGTTCTGTACACCCTGGCGGCGGACGCGGATTCGTCCGTCTTCGACGGGGTCGTCGAGGTCGCGCTGGTCGCGGCGTACACGCTGGTCGCGCTGGCGTCACTGCGGTTCCTGCACCGCATCGGTGAGGACACCGCGTGGACGCGGGTCGCGGCGGTGTTCGTCGCGTTGCTCGGTGGCGGCCTGCTGGTGGGCACGGCCGTCGACGGGATCACGCACTCGCTGCTCGTCGTGCCGTCGGCGCTCGTCGCGCTCC
This window contains:
- a CDS encoding cupredoxin domain-containing protein gives rise to the protein MRIRWGVAAFAMLAATSCAGSPTGPDAEIVVRDVHFAPVDVTVPVGGTVRWTFDDGGVLHHVGSEGEFDSGITPDGSFEHTFTTPGVYEYHCSVHRYMTGTVTVTG
- a CDS encoding copper resistance D family protein, producing the protein MIPERRQWLVVAAAGVAFGTVAGIAVAGSLALPAPSSSVRAIGLCVGSTVLGLAVLAVMVQRQRRPAVSSDTLWRTIAALGGVWLALASIDLAWAASTAADVPATDVDVGRFGQFLATTTGRVDASAWVCIAAIVVVAAVAYRRSASWSTLPVLVAAALALIARPVTGHMAQQPLGSLFNAVHVLAAAVWFGVLVALAVTVRGRGAWAELLPRYSQLAVRCVVALVITGLVDSAVRLGSVSALLGTGYGRVVLAKAFVLCALLGLAWNWRRNWLPAASTHRLPEEESLRNAVLEVCAMSVALGLAAGLATTG
- a CDS encoding multicopper oxidase family protein, producing the protein MTRPGTGLVLDRRRFLRLGTLGAGAVGLGALGFGAAACSSGTSGQQAAAAELDYIRPTDPEVAAAEAARTTSGATAAFALAAGVGAVDLGGRIVNTWTYGGAAVAPELRLSKGDRVRVSVDNGLPQETTLHWHGIRIRNDMDGAAPVTQEPIGADGGRFEYDFVAPDPGTYWYHSHSGLQADRGLFGAMIIEDPNDATGADADAVLVLDDWVDGLGTTPDAVLAALNPQVAGHGHAGHGSGPAEYSDADASVAQQITSAGHGDSVPLGGMTQHIAYPLHLINGRPPNDPAMVEAAAGQRLRLRIINAAAETPYRFAVAGHELTVVAVDGFDVQPTTADTVILGMAQRVDVLVTVRSGAWPIVAKVEGRDGYASTVLRSHDAVPMSNPDVGGNIPELNGRLVPESELRPAESVLLEKRDVDRDYRVELIQAGDRYVWGMAGPDAGRLVMKEGERIRITMVNSSPMWHPMHTHGHTFAVPSYGGLRRDTVNVLPGTELAIEFDADNPGEWMFHCHNAYHFEAGMTANLRYIR
- a CDS encoding TM0106 family RecB-like putative nuclease, whose product is MSQRTAVSLEAAALTRCRHRVYLDATFPDELAGAPENPGARQRQEAAAAHREAIRQTLFDADPDGWVLIAPEGPMSQRAERTLDACRAGADRIWGAVLPSEPDTGRRGRSEILLRDAERGGYIPVIVVNHKVTDPGRGALTTDLFAWAPAADETRKVRSQVRDQMRLAHLYRMLERHGLASPAKVAGAIGYGGDCILVHDLDILVHDLDQILDDYDARLADRLEIARGLTPTAPSQIGECKTCPWWDRCRAELTVTRDVSLVAPGQRAAVLRELEVHTIDGLARWEGEEPEAWPQGSFEDAIVTARAWIAGAPLVRRYRHVHVHRADVEVDIDMESYHEHGAYLWGTLLNSGSSSEYIPFATWEPVPTDDEARSFAEFWRWLSDQRRAAERRGKTFAAYCYSRSAEDKWLLSSARRFHGFPGVPELAEVKAFIGSNEWVDIFQAVTDQFVCPNGKGLKKIAPIAGHHWRDAEAGGEASMSWYREAVGMAGEPDPAQRVRLLEYNEDDVIATKILREWMSDRAVLDIPFVEDL
- a CDS encoding DUF6474 family protein produces the protein MGLFTRKRRATRRAEAKALRTKAKLEARLVAKNRLKNDRRAAKAQAKIDKKLAKSQVKLDQELVRSQAKVEKEQIATLKAQKKAAENQGLTAAKVRRYLGVARLLAPVLVPIVYQAVTALRGQLDSRRAQQLGVPIEELGSFTGHGARLSARIAGAEQSLAKVEQRNPKDAETQKFATATRERLTDLTAAVQTAEQMPAARRKSAHAAISSELDGIEADLLARLGVR
- a CDS encoding plastocyanin/azurin family copper-binding protein; the protein is MKKFLSAVAGTALAMGLLTGCGSADADEPAVVIEVTNMSYSPASVTIEKGQTVQWHFDDSGLPHDVAGDGPLEGDLKSELLTEGTYEYTFDEAGTFTYHCTPHPAMVGTIIVQ
- a CDS encoding YcnI family protein — encoded protein: MFEFSRRALVGATATAALMVAGAGIASAHVTVVAPGAEQGGYTVLTFRVPTESETAGTTAVTVELPGLRSARTEPLPGWTATVEKDPESQLATSVTWTAEPDVQVGPGQFQQFVLSVGPLPEEDEVSFPAIQTYSDGEVVAWDEIATGDEEPERPAPNLTLAASSGDGHGGSGDAHATDTGQTAAASDGTTTDSTARWLGGIGLVLGALGAALGLGAVIRGRRA
- a CDS encoding copper resistance protein CopC; the encoded protein is MKRILVLLTAVIAALTLSVGSASAHSVVLSSSPEDGEQIAEAPDRVTVTFNENLQEQFAALTVVGPDGNLWSKSDPIIEGATAAVELDGLGPVGEYTIAYRVTSADGHPVSGTRTFTLTQEGTGTPGEAASGDTATGETGAESGESDSSGPAVWWFVVAGVVVVAAGLAFALRKPKA